The sequence CCGACCTGAAAAAATGGTCTATGTTTCCTGTAATGTTTCGACCTTGGCACGAGATTTAGTAGCGCTCAGCCGGGCCTACAAGGTTGAATACATCCAATCTGTTGATATGTTTCCTCATACTGCTCGAACTGAGGCGGTTGTGAAACTGACGCGTAGAGATAGTGTGTGATGTTTTTAGAGAGTAGTAGCTTGAGAAACTTGTCGGGTTAGAATGCGTTGCTGCCTGATGGGGCTTCGGTGTACTGCTCTTTTTATTTTTTTGTAAAAACCTATATATTTTCTTGATTTTCTTTTTAGAATAACATATACTAAAAGTGGTTATAACCAATAAAGGAGGCTCTTCTATGTTTGACAGTACCAGTGATAAGCCCCTCTATCTTCAATTGGTAGATGTGCTAGAGTTGAAAATTCGAGAGACCATGAAGCCCAATGAGAAGCTCTTTTCGGAAAGAGAATTGACTCAAGTATATGGTGTCAGTCGAATAACGGTACGTTTAGCCCTTCAGGAGTTAGAAAAACGAGGTTTTGTCTATAAAAAGCATGGAAAAGGGACCTATGTTTCTGAGATTTTAGAGCCAGCTGTTGATTTGTCAACTGCTTATAGCTTTACCGATCAGATGCGGAAAATGGGCAAACAGCCTCAGACTAAGATTTTGTCCTTTCGAACTATCGAAGCTTCAGACTTTCTTTCAAATCAACTGCAGGTGGAAATTGGTTCAGCTATTATCGAATTGGAGCGTTTACGCTTGGCTGATGGAATTGCCATGATGTTGGAGCGGACCTATTTACCCCATCATTTGTTTGAAAGCCTAACGGTTGCTGCTTTGGAGCGCAAGCCCCTCTATGAGTTATTTTCAGAAGAGTTCGGACAAACGGTTCGACTGGCAGAAGAAGAGTTTTACGCTAGCATTGCCCTTGAAAATGAAGCCAAGCTCCTGGAGATAAAAAATGGTAGCCCGGTCTTGCACTTGATTCGAAAGACCTTTAATAATAAAAATCGGATGATTGAATATACTTTCAGTATTGCTAGGGCAGACTTGTTCCGCTATAAAATCAGCCATGTGAGAAGTGAATAAAAAAAGAATTAGGAAAAACCTAATTCTTTTTTAGCGTTTGTTAGCTGCGATTTCAATCTTGAAGTATTTCCAATGTTTGTATGTTTCAACATACTCAAGCACTTCGTTGCTGCCACTCTTTTGAGTTACTTTTGTTTGGAAAACAGCTAGTTCGCCAGCAGTTAGCTTCAAGTGGTCAGCTGCAAATGCTGGAACTGGAACAACTTCGTTGATTTCAACAAAGGGTTCTTCAGACATGTGGATATTGAAATCGAGTTTAAAGCGTTGGTAGAGTGACTGGAAGTGTTGCAAGTCAGCATTTGGTTGCTGGATGTAGCGAGCAGGAATGTGTGACTGTTGGTAGATATACGGTGTATCTCCAGCAGTGCGGACGCGGACGATTTTATAGTAAAAGTCAGACTT is a genomic window of Streptococcus sp. 29896 containing:
- a CDS encoding GntR family transcriptional regulator, which translates into the protein MFDSTSDKPLYLQLVDVLELKIRETMKPNEKLFSERELTQVYGVSRITVRLALQELEKRGFVYKKHGKGTYVSEILEPAVDLSTAYSFTDQMRKMGKQPQTKILSFRTIEASDFLSNQLQVEIGSAIIELERLRLADGIAMMLERTYLPHHLFESLTVAALERKPLYELFSEEFGQTVRLAEEEFYASIALENEAKLLEIKNGSPVLHLIRKTFNNKNRMIEYTFSIARADLFRYKISHVRSE
- a CDS encoding GntR family transcriptional regulator; translation: MKVPKYQLVQNDLRQQIISGKFENGDKFYTESELTKIFNVSSITVIRAVNELVKDGYLIRQQGKGTFVSRSRKGKLVEFSDIEIFPLETETVAVISCEKGNDPQILEKLELDKSDFYYKIVRVRTAGDTPYIYQQSHIPARYIQQPNADLQHFQSLYQRFKLDFNIHMSEEPFVEINEVVPVPAFAADHLKLTAGELAVFQTKVTQKSGSNEVLEYVETYKHWKYFKIEIAANKR